In Rhodanobacter humi, the following are encoded in one genomic region:
- a CDS encoding thiolase family protein has protein sequence MSDVSVVIAGAKRTAIGSFLGQFTGVPTPKLGATAIKAALEQSGVAAADVGEVIMGCVLPANLGQAPARQASLGAGLPPAAGCTTINKVCGSGMKAIMLGHDLIKAGSVAIVVAGGMESMTNAPHMVQARTGIRYGDGKLVDHMAWDGLTNPYDGKAMGVFGELCADKYHFSREEQDAFATESVKRALAAQQSGAFAGEIVPVTVAGRKGDVVVDTDEQPGRSDIAKIPSLKPAFRKDNGTITAASSSSISDGAAAVVLLSADDAKARGLKPLARIVAHATHSQEPEWFTTAPVAAIQQLLEKTGWKISDVDLFEVNEAFAVVAMAPMRELGIPHDKLNVNGGACALGHPIGASGARLVVTLLNALKTRGLKRGIASLCIGGGEATAIAVECLA, from the coding sequence ATGTCCGACGTCAGTGTTGTCATCGCCGGTGCCAAGCGCACCGCCATCGGCTCCTTCCTCGGCCAGTTCACCGGCGTGCCCACGCCGAAGCTGGGCGCCACGGCGATCAAGGCCGCGCTGGAACAGTCCGGCGTGGCCGCCGCCGATGTTGGCGAGGTCATCATGGGCTGCGTGCTGCCGGCCAACCTCGGCCAGGCGCCGGCCCGCCAGGCTTCGCTGGGGGCCGGACTGCCGCCGGCCGCCGGTTGCACCACGATCAACAAGGTCTGCGGTTCGGGCATGAAGGCGATCATGCTGGGCCACGACCTCATCAAGGCCGGCTCGGTGGCCATCGTGGTGGCCGGCGGCATGGAGTCGATGACCAACGCGCCGCACATGGTGCAGGCCCGCACCGGCATCCGCTACGGCGACGGCAAGCTGGTCGACCACATGGCCTGGGACGGCCTGACCAACCCCTACGACGGCAAGGCGATGGGCGTGTTCGGCGAGCTGTGCGCCGACAAGTACCACTTCAGCCGCGAGGAGCAGGATGCGTTCGCGACGGAATCGGTGAAACGCGCCCTGGCCGCGCAGCAGTCCGGCGCGTTCGCCGGCGAGATCGTTCCGGTCACCGTGGCCGGCCGCAAGGGCGACGTGGTGGTGGATACCGACGAGCAGCCCGGCCGCTCCGACATCGCCAAGATCCCCTCGCTCAAGCCCGCCTTCCGCAAGGACAACGGCACGATCACCGCGGCCAGCTCGTCCAGCATCTCCGACGGCGCCGCCGCCGTGGTGCTGCTGTCGGCCGACGACGCCAAGGCGCGCGGCCTCAAGCCGCTGGCCCGCATCGTGGCCCACGCCACCCACTCGCAGGAACCGGAATGGTTCACCACCGCCCCGGTGGCCGCGATCCAGCAGCTGCTGGAAAAAACCGGCTGGAAAATCAGCGACGTCGACCTGTTCGAGGTCAACGAAGCGTTCGCCGTGGTGGCGATGGCGCCGATGCGCGAACTCGGCATTCCGCACGACAAGCTCAACGTCAACGGCGGCGCCTGCGCCCTCGGCCACCCGATCGGCGCCAGCGGTGCGCGCCTGGTGGTGACCCTGCTCAACGCCCTGAAAACCCGCGGCCTCAAGCGCGGCATCGCCAGCCTGTGCATCGGCGGTGGCGAGGCCACGGCGATCGCGGTGGAATGCCTAGCCTGA
- a CDS encoding S8 family serine peptidase, giving the protein MNSQGDWAACGLRCCQLAIAVSMALSLAACGGGGGGGNVKPTPAAPAPAPAPAPAPAPAPAPAPPPLDAQLSITNTYAAHNAGYTGAGVTIGVVDSGIMHSNPTVSGRVAQPELIYVDPTKNNTSVDAVDSHGTWVAGIAAGTSFAKFPGGIAPGASLVSARIINDTPPPDDGTGNGNPVTATDANFFAQTLNPALMQAGVKIQNNSWGGIYWDTTNASINTAFGQAYQPFVQQGGLVVFAAGNSSQSDPSDIASLPTVAPGLGLDKGWLVAVAVNSNSPTQLASYSNACGRAMNYCLAAPGDVIVLDKDTISSTTSPTYWQVSGTSFAAPMVSGAAALVWQAYPYFSNDLVRQTLLGTADPLGGSQPNPTFGYGELDVGRAVNGPMQFNWGDVTVSFSGSSSWNNPISGAGGLIKQGTGTLNLTQPSSYTGLTQVQAGTLSAKSLAGAVTVASGGTLAVGSSNLAVGGNYTQAAGGILAVSLGSALNVAGTASIAGNLLVTGTNAGYTVNAHTNVLVTQKGLTGTFAALTTASNVLLTASLNYDTMSAWLNVGQVSVTAVQGTSYTAASYGAAQRVDAAFGQLNTQLGTATASGTPVASGFVAGAASLQQTATLANLQQSLESLSGQLHAASTAMTFEAIDAGTRALSSRFDQLLDAPQPGAWTQNLGYEGGMSRSGYGNVDYNLSGALVGQDFRVDGSGVAGFALSQSRSMGLLDASADRSYSHAVEGMLYGGALRGNWYAMGRLGVGSYRETMRRTLQLGSQFGGVGSDSRGSYGLAYGESGYRLNLGHTRVTPYASLEYAQIRDSGFDELGGDGFGLKSGALTTARWQAGLGLRASRDWQLARGGSLSLQGRLAWQQSFGLHGEAFDASFTGMNQWAPLGGVGLSRYGGVTGATLDWSMSPRSNLTLGYDRYFGQYNEATMATLNYRWSF; this is encoded by the coding sequence ATGAATTCGCAAGGGGATTGGGCCGCGTGCGGCCTGCGTTGTTGCCAACTGGCGATTGCCGTCAGCATGGCCCTGAGCCTGGCGGCCTGCGGTGGTGGTGGGGGCGGCGGCAACGTCAAGCCGACACCTGCGGCACCGGCACCAGCACCGGCCCCAGCACCAGCCCCAGCACCAGCACCAGCACCAGCCCCGCCGCCGCTGGACGCGCAGCTGTCGATCACCAACACCTACGCCGCCCACAACGCGGGCTACACCGGCGCGGGCGTGACCATCGGCGTGGTGGACAGCGGCATCATGCACTCCAATCCGACCGTGTCTGGTCGGGTTGCGCAACCCGAACTGATCTACGTCGATCCGACGAAGAACAATACCAGCGTGGACGCCGTGGACAGCCACGGCACCTGGGTCGCGGGAATCGCCGCAGGCACGTCGTTCGCCAAGTTTCCGGGTGGTATCGCGCCCGGTGCCAGCCTGGTTTCGGCGCGCATCATCAATGACACGCCGCCGCCGGACGACGGCACCGGCAACGGAAATCCGGTGACTGCAACCGACGCGAACTTTTTCGCGCAGACGCTCAACCCGGCACTGATGCAGGCCGGCGTGAAAATCCAGAACAACTCCTGGGGCGGTATCTACTGGGATACCACCAACGCCTCGATCAACACGGCGTTCGGCCAGGCCTACCAGCCGTTCGTGCAGCAGGGCGGACTGGTGGTATTCGCGGCAGGCAACAGCTCGCAAAGCGATCCCAGCGACATCGCCAGCCTGCCTACCGTGGCACCGGGCTTGGGCCTGGACAAGGGCTGGTTGGTGGCGGTGGCGGTGAACAGCAACAGCCCCACCCAACTGGCGAGTTATTCCAACGCCTGCGGCCGTGCGATGAACTACTGCCTCGCCGCGCCCGGCGACGTGATCGTGCTGGACAAGGACACCATTTCCAGTACCACCAGTCCCACCTACTGGCAGGTCAGCGGCACCTCGTTTGCCGCACCGATGGTGTCCGGCGCGGCGGCCTTGGTGTGGCAGGCTTACCCGTACTTCAGCAACGATCTCGTGCGGCAGACCCTGCTCGGTACCGCCGATCCGCTGGGTGGTTCGCAGCCCAACCCCACCTTCGGCTACGGCGAGCTGGACGTGGGCCGCGCGGTGAACGGGCCGATGCAATTCAACTGGGGCGACGTCACCGTCAGCTTCAGCGGCAGCTCGAGCTGGAACAACCCGATTTCCGGCGCGGGCGGCCTGATCAAGCAGGGTACGGGCACGCTCAACCTCACCCAGCCGTCCAGCTACACCGGCCTCACCCAGGTGCAGGCCGGCACCTTGAGCGCGAAGTCGCTGGCGGGTGCCGTCACGGTGGCCAGCGGCGGCACGCTGGCGGTTGGCAGCAGCAACCTCGCGGTTGGCGGCAACTACACGCAAGCCGCCGGCGGCATCTTGGCGGTATCGCTGGGCTCGGCGTTGAACGTGGCCGGCACGGCCTCGATCGCCGGCAACCTGCTGGTGACCGGCACCAATGCGGGCTACACGGTGAATGCGCACACCAATGTGCTCGTCACGCAGAAGGGTCTCACCGGCACTTTCGCCGCGCTGACGACGGCATCGAACGTGCTGCTCACCGCCTCGCTCAATTACGACACCATGTCGGCCTGGCTCAACGTGGGGCAGGTGTCGGTGACCGCGGTGCAGGGCACCAGTTACACCGCCGCCTCGTACGGTGCGGCGCAGCGCGTGGATGCGGCGTTCGGCCAACTCAACACGCAATTGGGCACCGCCACCGCCTCGGGCACGCCGGTGGCCAGCGGCTTCGTCGCGGGCGCGGCCAGCCTGCAGCAGACCGCCACCCTGGCCAACCTGCAGCAGTCGCTGGAGAGCCTGTCCGGCCAGTTGCACGCGGCCAGTACCGCGATGACCTTCGAGGCAATCGACGCGGGCACGCGCGCGCTGTCCTCGCGCTTCGACCAGTTGCTCGATGCGCCGCAGCCGGGGGCATGGACACAGAATCTCGGTTACGAAGGCGGCATGTCGCGCAGCGGATACGGCAACGTGGACTACAACCTGTCCGGCGCGCTGGTCGGGCAGGACTTCCGCGTGGATGGCAGCGGCGTGGCCGGTTTCGCGCTGAGCCAGAGTCGGAGCATGGGACTGCTGGACGCCAGCGCGGATCGCAGCTACAGCCACGCAGTGGAAGGCATGCTTTACGGCGGCGCGCTGCGCGGCAACTGGTACGCGATGGGGCGTCTGGGCGTGGGTTCCTACCGGGAAACCATGCGCCGCACCCTGCAACTGGGCAGCCAGTTCGGCGGCGTGGGCAGCGACAGTCGCGGCAGCTACGGCCTGGCCTACGGGGAGAGTGGTTACCGGTTGAACCTGGGCCACACCCGCGTGACGCCGTATGCGAGCCTGGAGTACGCGCAGATCCGCGACAGCGGCTTCGACGAACTGGGTGGCGACGGCTTCGGCCTGAAGTCCGGTGCGCTCACCACCGCGCGCTGGCAGGCGGGCCTGGGCCTGCGTGCCAGCCGCGACTGGCAGCTGGCGCGCGGCGGCAGCCTCAGCCTGCAGGGGCGGCTGGCATGGCAGCAGTCCTTCGGCCTGCACGGCGAGGCGTTCGACGCCAGCTTCACCGGCATGAACCAGTGGGCGCCGCTGGGAGGTGTCGGCCTGTCGCGCTACGGCGGCGTGACCGGCGCCACGCTGGACTGGAGCATGAGCCCGCGCAGCAACCTGACGCTGGGCTACGACCGCTACTTCGGCCAGTACAACGAGGCGACGATGGCCACCTTGAACTACCGCTGGTCGTTCTGA
- a CDS encoding DoxX family membrane protein → MTAAIVVNDRRAGVPAWLAACLVVGANDSTARGIGPGRMLLALVMIALGLRGLVFGDFAGVWQRIPIAHLPAQGFFIYLTALVELATGIGILLPRLAKVSAGTMSVFALLWMVLLKFPAILYAPSMEAVWLGAGEIAVILAGAWTVFATLAKPDGRFLAGRNGIRNARLLFVLALPTIGLSHYFYADITAGFVPAWLPWRHGWAYLTGAGSLATAIGLLFGLWPRLAATLEAAMLGVITVLVWLPPLFAQPHDSGAWSAFLMSSAITAGAAVVADSYRGTGWMTRGPRD, encoded by the coding sequence ATGACTGCAGCAATCGTGGTGAACGACAGGCGCGCAGGGGTGCCCGCATGGCTGGCAGCCTGCCTCGTCGTCGGTGCGAACGATTCCACCGCGCGCGGTATCGGCCCTGGCCGAATGCTGCTTGCGCTGGTGATGATCGCGCTGGGCTTGCGTGGCTTGGTGTTCGGTGATTTCGCCGGCGTCTGGCAGCGCATTCCGATTGCACATTTGCCTGCGCAAGGCTTCTTCATCTACCTCACGGCGCTGGTCGAGCTGGCGACCGGTATCGGCATCCTGCTCCCTCGCCTCGCGAAGGTTTCCGCCGGCACGATGTCGGTGTTCGCGCTGCTGTGGATGGTGCTGCTGAAATTCCCGGCCATTCTCTACGCGCCGTCGATGGAGGCGGTGTGGTTGGGCGCGGGCGAAATCGCGGTGATCCTCGCCGGCGCGTGGACGGTGTTCGCCACGCTGGCGAAACCGGATGGCCGCTTCCTCGCGGGCCGCAACGGCATCCGCAATGCGCGGCTGCTGTTCGTGCTGGCGCTGCCGACCATCGGCCTTTCGCACTACTTCTATGCCGACATCACGGCCGGCTTCGTGCCGGCGTGGCTGCCTTGGCGGCATGGCTGGGCGTACCTGACCGGCGCGGGCAGCCTTGCAACCGCCATCGGCCTCCTGTTCGGGCTGTGGCCGCGCCTGGCCGCCACGCTGGAGGCGGCGATGCTGGGCGTCATCACCGTGCTGGTCTGGTTGCCGCCGCTGTTCGCGCAGCCGCATGACAGCGGTGCGTGGTCGGCCTTCCTGATGTCCAGCGCGATCACGGCGGGCGCCGCGGTGGTGGCGGATTCGTATCGCGGCACCGGCTGGATGACGCGGGGCCCGCGCGACTGA
- a CDS encoding DeoR/GlpR family DNA-binding transcription regulator, whose translation MSKLPAAKPTAPPRHRLLLGERRRLIVEHVEEHGRATVEELANKFATSAVTIRADLEALANASAIVRSHGGALPVIPVSSDIPLNIKETRHQAQKLRIGQAAAAMIRDGETIILDSGSTTVEIARQIRQRKFESLTVITNALNIALELSGLPHVRVMMLGGLLRQTSYSLVGPDAEHALAKLSADRLFLGVDGLDPEVGVTTPDPLESALNALMIRVARQTVAVLDSSKLGQRSLSVIAPVRQLHKVISDSSAPAETVEALRNAGVQVELV comes from the coding sequence ATGAGCAAACTCCCAGCTGCCAAGCCCACCGCCCCACCCCGCCATCGCCTGCTGCTCGGCGAACGCCGTCGCCTGATCGTGGAGCACGTGGAGGAACACGGCCGCGCCACGGTGGAGGAGCTGGCGAACAAGTTCGCCACCTCGGCCGTGACCATCCGCGCCGACCTCGAAGCACTGGCAAATGCCTCGGCCATCGTGCGCTCGCACGGCGGCGCGCTGCCGGTGATCCCGGTCAGCAGCGACATCCCGCTCAACATCAAGGAAACCCGCCACCAGGCGCAGAAGCTGCGCATCGGCCAGGCGGCGGCGGCGATGATCCGCGACGGCGAGACGATCATCCTCGACTCCGGTTCCACCACCGTGGAGATCGCGCGGCAGATCCGCCAGCGCAAGTTCGAGTCGCTCACCGTGATCACCAACGCGCTGAACATCGCGCTGGAGCTGTCCGGCCTGCCGCACGTCCGCGTGATGATGCTGGGCGGCCTGCTGCGCCAGACCTCCTATTCGCTGGTCGGCCCCGACGCGGAGCACGCGTTGGCCAAGCTGTCTGCCGACCGGCTGTTCCTCGGCGTGGACGGCCTCGACCCCGAGGTGGGCGTGACCACGCCCGACCCGCTGGAATCCGCGCTCAACGCGCTGATGATCCGCGTGGCGCGGCAGACCGTCGCCGTGCTGGATTCCAGCAAGCTGGGCCAGCGCAGCCTGTCGGTGATCGCGCCGGTGCGCCAGCTGCACAAGGTGATCAGCGACAGCAGCGCACCCGCCGAGACCGTCGAGGCGCTGCGCAACGCCGGCGTGCAGGTCGAATTGGTCTGA